In Zingiber officinale cultivar Zhangliang chromosome 9B, Zo_v1.1, whole genome shotgun sequence, the genomic window TATATTCTTGTAAAAGCATATTAATGTTGTCAAAGAAACgtacttgttttgcaggaaacagtGGTGGTCCTGCCTTCAATGATCGTGGTGAGTGTATTGGTGTGGCATTCCAGGTATTCCTTCTGCTAAATCTGCCTTTTATTTTCCCTACTTTATCTATTCcaaacttttcaaaaatcttttatagATTAACTTTGTCCCAGAATAATGTTTAATGGAAATGCATCTGAGTACTGCTTTTGCACCTAAATTAGCATTCTACCTTCTTTCATATCTCACTAGATATTTCATTTAGGTTTTCAGATTCGAAGACACTGAAAATATTGGATATATTATTCCAGACACTGTGGTTTCTCATTTTCTTAATGATTATGAAAGAAATGGGAAGTATACTGGTAAGCTGACATAGTGAGTCATCAGGAGCCTTCTCTGCATGCAGCTGTGATGCTTGAACAAGCATCCTACTACTATTTTCTTTCCATCCCACCAATGTTACGCAAGTATGGTTTTCATCTTGTTTTGTCTGGAAATCGTTACTACATTTCTGATCAGGTACTCGATTGCATGTCAAATTCATCTTCATATTGAAACTTGTCTCAGATATTTAAAGTATGTTCAAAGTTTTATGTGCTAATTGTAAAACATTCATTCTGTAAAATGTAGAGACAACATGCGATTCGAGCTTACAGGAATGCACTCTTCGTTTACATAGAAAATGGTTGGAGTTATATATCTAATCATGTTCACTACAATGTTGGAAGGTTCTCTATGCTTTGTTTGTATATTTGTGAATTTATCTTTGATGCTTTTGACCTTATCTCCTTCCATTTACTTACATGGTATTCTTTTATTGGAGTTCTTGATTTGGCTATCAAGCATATGCTAGAGGTTTTGGCTTGTAGTCATCTGTCCCTAGCCACACAAAATGCATTCCTTAATGAATTTTCCCATGTTGTCCAGGTACTTCTATagattcttcctcatgatatttttgtttagtaGTTCGTATATCTTAAAATCTTGCTATTccttgattcatcagagcatgggaatgaaatttgaggtttacaatcttcgactacctgttatcaatatggcctcactcaaagtattttattaagattttcgaacttacgcatcaccttcagatttaagttagttgcttgattttcattgtctttgaaggactactgttattatatattttcctggtttcttgtcatggttattccttatcctctatccttaatgtactttcttttgctttagatgCTAGAACAAAAAGCAAACTAATTCTTTGATTGAGGTTatgaaaattcataattaaaagtgCTCCAGAGAAAAATTAATTCTTAGCGATGGATTTGGGTTCAATTCCatcaataagaaaaatgaaaaacaatACTAGACatgattttgtttaaaaattcatgCGGGCTATGAAGAATGCTCCTAAACAAGGAGACAACAACGTTAAACAAACATGTTAACAACATTTAACATCAAAATAGAGTTGTAAATACAGAAATTAATTTTCCTCattattattcttcttctctgaacttgggataaaagctactgaggttcctacacaattgggagactttgcaaaaccaaagtaactaatttattaggttgaaaTGATAGATAGATGAGTGATCTCAGTCTTGGCTTTTGAATGCTCCtcattttataatttatagatgCTCGAACCAGATCCTAAGAAGAGGTTGACGGCTCAGCAAGTTCTTGGTAACTTTTAGCTCCTCGCTTATTCGTCCTTTGTAAAGAGAGTATTAAGTACTGGTTATGTTAGTTTCTCTGTATGATCGTTCATGCTTTGTAAGAGTAGAGAAACTTATTTCTCATTGAAAATGATGTTTTACTCGTTGAGTCAGTATAACGCATGTTCCATCATTCTATTATGTATGAAGGTGCCAGTCATCAGTTTGAAACTCATCTTCACTGATAGTGCCTTGCTTACATATAGAACATCAACAAGCAGTTATATAGATATCTTTTCTAATCGAACCAATTTAGTTATATAGAATGTACTTAATCTATGAATTCGCAGATCATACATGGCTGCAGAATGCAAGTAAAGCTCCCAATGTTAATCTAGGTGAAACCGTACGAGCAAGACTTCAGCAATTCTCTGGGATGAACAAACTTAAAAAGAAAGCTCTACGGGTAAGTGATCATAGCTCAACACTCTTAAGGCATGCAACTTTTGATTTTGATTATCTATTTGTTGATTAGTGAATTATATTGCATGATAAGTCTGCTCTGCTCTTTCTTACAGGTTGTGGCTGAATACCTCTCTGTCGAGGAAGTTGCAGACATAAAGGAAATGTTTGACAAGATGGACATTAATCAAGATGGGAAACTATGCTTTGAGGAGCTGAAACTCGGTTTGCATAAGCTCGGTCACCAGATTTCAGATTCAGACATTCAGATATTAATGGAAGCAGTGAGTGCTTAACCGAACATCTCATTGAGCAGGATCGTCTTCGTTGAAAATATCATGATGCCTTACTTAAAACCTCTGTCTCTTATTCGATCTTGTTGATGACAGGCTGATGTCAATGGAAGCGGTACcttagaatacggagaatttgTTGCTGTCTCAATCCACTTGCGCAAGATTGGAAACGATGAACACTTGCACAGAGCCTTCTCATACTTCGATCTGAACAAGAGTGGATACATAGAAATTGAAGAACTCAGTGATTCCTTAGCTGACGACTTGGGTCCAAACCGAGAAGAAGTTATTAATGCAATCATCCATGATGTCGACACATATAAGGTCAGAAATTTAAGTCTTCTGTCCATGAACCATTCATCTGCTTTATACTTTTGTCTGCGGACATCAATAGTTTACGAAAATATGGCTGCATTTGCAATTATAACAACATCAGCTGACAATGGACGTCTTTCATCACAGGATGATTAATAACTAGTCTTGGCTTGTGAACCACTGAAGATCCTTATTGCAAGCATTGAAGTAAGcattgatgtggttgagataaatgatgaatatgtctctttttaagcattcaaattaatcatcttgttacctggtgctcttactactttttcaactatgattttttgtcttggtttactaatatattatttatgtgtttttacagtttataaatctcaagtactccagagttgaaattgatgaagtgcggttcgagtgggctgaatgcatgctagattacatttgaagtgcggttctaccttgatgtgttgtaaaaagaatgttctaccttgattttgatatctattagctagcttttgatgtaaaaagaatgtttgggtattttatggatactgttgtaagaagattatttatataatttgtgaatatttgtgtattttatggatattgttgaatgaagaatatttgtgtaatttgtgaatatttgtgtatttttttttattattgccggtttttcattgtttcggaaatcaaatttgtgctattaaaaaatatccatattacatcggttttccaccgctgtaaaatcggtgttattaactacTATTACATcgatcatttaccgctgccaaaactggtgttattaacatacaatattacatcggttttacaccgttgatgaaacggtgtcgttaagtgatactacaccggttaataaccgattcgaaaaccggtgtcgttaagcgatactacaccggttttaacccgatgtctaaaatggcagaccttttacatcggcttcatagacatcggtcgaaaatgaaatagacaccggtggaaaaccgatgtctatgagggtttttgttgtagtgttcctttccgcagttgtagcactttctggtgctcagacgacatactccagaatgcatcttcccacatgtggcacactgagggtacttggtctgcttattggctggaccaccttttgttttattccactgtttcctctttccgcttgagtttcctttccagtcagttctggtattgtgcgatttttgtactccggtcagtgcttggttcgtgcccttgttcattgcttcctgatagtgctcggtaatcagggcactgctgactagctcctctgcagtctgcggtctattaactccaccgGCTACGTTCAgcgctatctcgggtcggagcatctttaacattaaccggaccctttctttttcagttcggaccagttctgggcacagtcgggctaggcggttgaacctcttaacggcttcattaactgacgatcaccttgccggaactcagtaaactcgtcatagtgcttgttggtcactcgcatatggaagaattcctctaagaactctatctcaaaatctgtccactacatttggtttatttgtcttttcgcctttactctgtcccaccacatccgggcatctccggtaagacagaacgacgcgcatttgaccttctcgtgttcaggccaatccaataattccattatgttctccacggttttgagccaggcttgcgcatcccatggttcactgttTCCTGAGAATGCTTCcagcttaagcctttgccactgaataagataggcctcttgtcggaccatcggagtaggggttgccgggggcactggtgcggctgtaggtacaacaggtagtggattcaccggtggggtgactgggttgccttgctgacccatcaaggtcTGCGAttacctgtgtcagatctggtggagtcactgttcctctggttcgggcattgcgtgtcctaaccatgtttatctaaataaggacaaacagactagtgtaagtggttatcgtttttagccaatctaacctattgttttgtttctatctatttgttctggtattattcctaacctaccaatatgtaatcctaatctaatttataactaaaagtatagaataaagcatcaaacataagcaagtagaacatgaaactaaagcataaacaagataaggaaaaaaatataaggaatataatgacaaacaatgtaacataaggaaataaagcataagcaatgtagtaaagaaaatgaagcataggcaatataacaagaaagaacaaaataaagcataagtcatataatcatgaaaattaagcataaacatgtaacaagaaaattaaacataagcaaataacaagtaaatttagcataaacattcttacttggagcggcaggtaggaggcttgatgtgtgtgtagtgagctggcaataaactttggctctgataccaacctgtaacgcccgccctccctgctaccctactctacgtacgtattacagcggaagacttaaaattatttttcttaacttaattaaaaccgaactacactaatcatggtttcataacatggtagcaaaataaataaaaacttaacatcaagtcactcatattgtattacatttctcaaaaccaaagcatagttcttaaaggttttaaagcaggttcttaattagtttcctagccaccgccacacacatcttcgttgcccctcctgctgctcctttaactcatccagctttttcctttatctgtggtacaaggaaagtaagctatgagcactcatggctcggtaagttcctttcctactcactaaaaccaacaatcagcacataatcaaataatgtctcaacttaacatgatctcaactagtcatggcataacatatcatactctttaagcatatcatgcaacataacaaacattataactagtcatgtCATATcacctcttaaagcatagcatgaaacataacataatcatatcatggcatatcatctcttaaaacatagcatgaaacataacataatcatatcatggcatatcatctcttaaaacatagcatgaaacataacataatcatatcatggcatatcatctcttaaaacatagcatgaagcataacataatcatatcatggcatatcttaaatcatagcctcaacataacataatcatagattatatgcatcatgattttaaaaacatgtatccgaaaaacatgtgtatgtctcatgatcttttaaaaccattttcttcttacatatatatacttgaccataatatcaacatatttagggccccggcttataccatacatacataacatagatgcgcgcatcctaagtatatccaaggtagcaaatcttgaatcatactaggaactaggtcaagatcacaaagcatggccaaggggcgtacttgaagagtccatcccttattagcctagatcacaaagcaaggcttagcctagatcacaaagcaaggcctaggggtgtactaaggagcccatcccttattagcctagatcacaaagcaaggcttggcccagatcacaaagcaaggcctagggactgattaggagtccacccttggtacaagccttacaaaataaaatagcatgtataaaaatgcatcatttagtcacatagcatagcataaaagtatgcatcacttaggcatacattatgtcataaaagtatgcatcacttaggcatacatcatatcataaaaagtatgcatcacttaggcatacatcatgtcataagaaagtatgcatcacttaggcatacatcatatcataaaaagtatgcatcacttaggcatacatcatatcataaaaagtatgcatcacttaggcatacatcatgtcataaaagcaggcatattttaaacacatagcatatcataaaaacatgcatattctacgcatatagcatatcattaaagcatgcatatttc contains:
- the LOC122023138 gene encoding calcium-dependent protein kinase 20-like codes for the protein MLEPDPKKRLTAQQVLDHTWLQNASKAPNVNLGETVRARLQQFSGMNKLKKKALRVVAEYLSVEEVADIKEMFDKMDINQDGKLCFEELKLGLHKLGHQISDSDIQILMEAADVNGSGTLEYGEFVAVSIHLRKIGNDEHLHRAFSYFDLNKSGYIEIEELSDSLADDLGPNREEVINAIIHDVDTYKVRNLSLLSMNHSSALYFCLRTSIVYENMAAFAIITTSADNGRLSSQDD